One segment of Rhodanobacter thiooxydans DNA contains the following:
- the gmk gene encoding guanylate kinase, whose amino-acid sequence MSMLDASGRPIEGTLFVVAAPSGAGKSTLVNALLERESAISLSVSHTTRPPRVGETYGRHYYFVERAEFEREIAEGIFLEHAEVHGNLYGTSRTTVQELLGQGRDVLLEIDWQGAQQIRRSKPDCVSVFILPPSRAELERRLRGRGSDSAEVIERRLRNSRGEIAHAHEFDYILVNDVFDEALAGLQAIVRAVRLRSALQWRRHEALIAELLADEAG is encoded by the coding sequence ATGAGCATGCTCGATGCCAGCGGCAGGCCGATCGAGGGCACCCTGTTCGTGGTCGCCGCGCCCTCCGGCGCCGGCAAGTCCACCCTGGTCAACGCGCTGCTCGAGCGCGAGAGCGCGATCTCGCTGTCGGTGTCGCACACCACGCGGCCGCCGCGGGTCGGCGAGACGTACGGGCGGCACTACTACTTCGTCGAGCGCGCCGAGTTCGAGCGCGAGATCGCCGAGGGCATCTTCCTGGAACACGCCGAGGTGCACGGCAACCTCTACGGCACCTCGCGCACCACCGTGCAGGAGCTGCTGGGGCAGGGGCGCGACGTGCTGCTGGAGATCGACTGGCAGGGCGCCCAGCAGATCCGCCGCAGCAAACCCGACTGCGTCAGCGTGTTCATCCTGCCGCCATCGCGGGCGGAACTCGAACGGCGCCTGCGCGGTCGAGGTTCGGACAGCGCCGAGGTGATCGAGCGCCGGCTGCGCAATTCGCGCGGCGAGATCGCCCATGCGCACGAGTTCGACTACATCCTGGTCAACGACGTATTCGACGAGGCGCTGGCCGGGCTGCAGGCGATCGTGCGGGCGGTGCGCCTGCGCAGCGCACTGCAGTGGCGGCGGCACGAGGCGCTGATCGCCGAACTACTGGCCGACGAGGCCGGTTGA
- a CDS encoding PilZ domain-containing protein, producing the protein MSSSDQRRAERKRATINAVVTDAISGLPIGHLGNLSTTGMLLISAQAPRSEALYQVSMTLPGSERMLAQSQPIEVGIQEQWHESAASSGQIWAGYRIVAITDADAARIESWLAQA; encoded by the coding sequence ATGAGCAGCAGCGACCAGCGCCGTGCCGAACGCAAGCGCGCCACCATCAACGCCGTCGTCACCGACGCGATCAGCGGCCTGCCGATCGGCCATCTGGGCAACCTGTCGACCACCGGCATGCTGCTGATCAGCGCGCAGGCACCGCGCAGCGAGGCGCTGTACCAGGTCAGCATGACCCTGCCCGGTTCGGAGCGGATGCTGGCCCAGTCGCAGCCGATCGAAGTCGGCATCCAGGAACAGTGGCACGAATCCGCTGCCAGTTCGGGGCAGATCTGGGCCGGCTACCGCATCGTGGCGATCACCGACGCCGACGCCGCCCGGATCGAGAGCTGGCTGGCGCAAGCCTGA
- a CDS encoding ABC transporter ATP-binding protein, translated as MNETAHATPDDTTLVRIRGLTTVLSGKTIFDALDLDIPRGRITSIMGPSGTGKTTLLKHITGQMYADAGSIHVDGRNVARLSREELYKLREGVGYLFQNSALLTDFDVFENVAFPLRQHTKLPEVLIRDLVLMKLQAVGLRGAARLMPNELSGGMARRVALARAIVFDPQLILYDEPFVGLDPVALNQVLKLIRTLNQTLGITSVLVSHELAAVQQIADHVMLLSNGKVVAQGDPKTIADDGSPWTRQFFGGEADGPIPFRYPAGDYATELGFAGAAK; from the coding sequence ATGAACGAAACCGCTCACGCCACGCCTGACGACACCACCCTGGTGCGCATCCGCGGCCTGACCACGGTGCTCAGCGGCAAGACCATCTTCGACGCGCTGGACCTGGACATCCCGCGCGGCAGGATCACCTCGATCATGGGCCCCAGCGGCACCGGCAAGACCACCCTGCTCAAACACATCACCGGGCAGATGTACGCCGACGCCGGCAGCATCCACGTCGACGGCCGCAACGTGGCCAGGCTGTCGCGCGAGGAGCTGTACAAGCTGCGCGAAGGCGTGGGTTACCTGTTCCAGAATTCCGCGCTGCTGACCGATTTCGACGTGTTCGAGAACGTGGCGTTCCCGCTGCGCCAGCACACGAAACTGCCGGAGGTGCTGATCCGCGACCTGGTGCTGATGAAGCTGCAGGCGGTCGGCCTGCGCGGTGCCGCGCGGCTGATGCCGAACGAGCTGTCCGGTGGCATGGCGCGGCGGGTGGCACTGGCGCGGGCGATCGTGTTCGACCCGCAGCTGATCCTCTACGACGAGCCGTTCGTGGGGCTCGATCCGGTAGCGCTGAACCAGGTGCTGAAATTGATCCGTACCTTGAACCAGACCCTTGGCATCACCAGCGTGCTGGTCTCGCACGAGCTGGCCGCGGTGCAACAGATCGCCGACCACGTGATGTTGCTGTCCAACGGCAAGGTGGTGGCGCAGGGCGACCCGAAAACGATCGCCGACGACGGCTCGCCGTGGACGCGACAGTTCTTCGGCGGCGAGGCGGACGGGCCGATCCCGTTCCGCTACCCGGCTGGCGACTACGCGACCGAGCTGGGCTTTGCCGGAGCGGCGAAATGA
- the rdgB gene encoding RdgB/HAM1 family non-canonical purine NTP pyrophosphatase, whose translation MTQRLVLASSNPGKLKEFNALLADSGFEVVTQASLGIADAEETGLSFVENALLKARHAARASGLPALADDSGLCVDHLHGAPGLYSARYAGRHGDNAANNTKLLRELDGLPTEQRGAFFICVLALLQHADDPAPLIAEGRWHGRVLDAPRGAQGFGYDPLFLPHGQTLGAAELEPTLKNRLSHRGQALVKLHDRLRELRHA comes from the coding sequence ATGACGCAACGCCTTGTGCTGGCCAGCAGCAACCCCGGCAAGCTGAAAGAGTTCAACGCGCTGCTCGCCGACAGCGGTTTCGAGGTGGTCACGCAAGCGAGTCTGGGCATCGCCGACGCCGAGGAAACCGGCCTCAGCTTCGTCGAGAACGCGCTGCTCAAGGCGCGCCACGCCGCCCGCGCCAGCGGCCTGCCCGCGCTGGCCGACGATTCCGGCCTGTGCGTGGATCACCTGCACGGCGCGCCTGGCCTGTACTCGGCGCGCTACGCCGGCCGCCACGGCGACAACGCCGCCAACAACACGAAGCTGTTGCGCGAGCTGGACGGCCTGCCGACGGAACAGCGCGGCGCGTTCTTCATCTGCGTGCTGGCGCTGCTGCAACACGCCGACGACCCCGCACCGCTGATCGCCGAAGGCCGCTGGCACGGCCGCGTGCTCGACGCGCCGCGCGGCGCGCAGGGTTTCGGCTATGACCCGCTGTTCCTGCCGCACGGCCAGACCCTCGGCGCCGCCGAGCTGGAGCCGACGCTGAAGAATCGGCTCAGCCACCGTGGCCAGGCGCTGGTGAAACTGCACGACCGGCTGCGCGAACTGCGCCACGCATGA
- the hemW gene encoding radical SAM family heme chaperone HemW, whose product MSLIAPPLSLYIHMPWCVKKCPYCDFNSHGLRSEPPPYADYIDHLLVDLDADRADFAPALEGRPIISVFFGGGTPSLFAPELIARLLDGVRGRLPLADDAEITLETNPGTVEHGRFDGYLAAGVNRISFGVQSFDDDKLRRLGRIHSAGEAEAAVKSAQDAGYENINLDLMYALPKQELDGALADVERAVALAPTHISHYQLTLEPNTAFAANPPPLPDDDHAWAMQEACEARLAEAGYGQYEISAYARPGRRCVHNLNYWQFGDYLGIGAGAHGKLSDAASGEIHRRWKTRGPRAYMDATGGPARIGGDSVVGASELPFEYMLNTLRLVDGVPMAAFAARTGLPPECIAAALAVARGRGWLHDDPQRLHTTALGQRFLNDVIAAFLD is encoded by the coding sequence ATGAGCCTGATCGCGCCGCCGCTGTCGCTGTACATTCACATGCCGTGGTGCGTGAAGAAGTGCCCGTACTGCGATTTCAACTCCCACGGCCTGCGCAGCGAGCCGCCACCCTACGCCGACTATATCGACCACCTGCTGGTCGACCTCGACGCCGATCGCGCCGACTTCGCGCCGGCCCTCGAAGGCCGCCCCATCATCAGTGTGTTCTTCGGCGGCGGTACGCCCAGCCTGTTCGCGCCGGAACTGATCGCGCGCCTGCTCGACGGCGTGCGTGGGCGGCTGCCGCTGGCCGATGACGCCGAGATCACCCTGGAGACAAATCCCGGCACGGTCGAGCATGGCCGTTTCGACGGTTACCTGGCCGCCGGCGTCAACCGCATCTCGTTCGGCGTGCAGAGTTTCGACGACGACAAGCTGCGCCGGCTCGGCCGCATCCATTCCGCCGGCGAGGCCGAGGCCGCGGTGAAGTCGGCGCAGGACGCCGGCTACGAAAACATCAACCTCGACCTGATGTACGCGCTGCCGAAGCAGGAGCTGGACGGCGCGCTGGCCGATGTCGAACGCGCAGTGGCGCTGGCGCCGACCCACATCTCGCACTACCAGCTGACGCTGGAGCCGAACACCGCGTTCGCCGCCAACCCGCCGCCGCTGCCGGACGACGACCACGCCTGGGCGATGCAGGAAGCCTGCGAGGCGCGCCTGGCCGAAGCCGGCTACGGCCAGTACGAAATCTCCGCCTACGCCCGGCCCGGTCGGCGCTGCGTGCATAACCTCAACTACTGGCAGTTCGGCGATTACCTCGGCATCGGCGCCGGCGCGCACGGCAAGCTCAGCGACGCGGCCAGCGGCGAAATCCATCGGCGCTGGAAGACCCGCGGGCCCCGCGCCTACATGGACGCCACCGGCGGCCCCGCCCGGATCGGCGGCGACAGCGTGGTCGGCGCCAGCGAACTGCCGTTCGAGTACATGCTCAACACGCTGCGCCTGGTCGACGGCGTGCCGATGGCCGCATTCGCCGCACGCACCGGCCTGCCGCCGGAATGCATCGCCGCCGCGCTGGCGGTGGCGCGCGGCCGCGGCTGGCTGCACGACGATCCGCAACGGCTGCACACCACCGCGCTGGGCCAGCGATTCCTCAACGACGTGATCGCTGCTTTTCTCGACTGA
- the pepQ gene encoding Xaa-Pro dipeptidase, with translation MHDQLARLYPHHLASVRERADKALALGGFDHLLVAAGTPPRKFLDDQDYPFIAHPHFRHWLPLTDAPGSWIAYTPGTKPKLIFVQPRDYWHVVPEAPHGYWVEHFDIVIVRSAAEAVAQLPAGKRAVIAAACPAVDGVEANNPPTVLDYLHWHRSYKTPYELALMREASRIGTRAHRAAAAAFRAGESEFGIHLAYLAAAKQIDAELPYASIVALNEHGAVLHYTHFDRAPPAHHRSFLIDAGASAAGYASDITRTYATPQAAEFQALIDSVDAAQQGFVAKVRAGQSYPELHIHAHHVLAGVLREHGFIRMSAESAVESGVSSAFFPHGLGHPIGLQVHDVAGFQQSERGGSIARPDGHPYLRMTRVLEADMVVTIEPGLYFIDMLLAELRDKPVAADIDWARVDHFRQYGGIRIEDDVVCTDGAPENLTRDAFGML, from the coding sequence ATGCACGACCAACTCGCCCGGCTGTATCCACACCACCTGGCCAGCGTGCGCGAACGCGCCGACAAGGCGCTCGCGCTGGGCGGCTTCGACCACCTGCTGGTCGCCGCCGGCACGCCGCCGCGCAAGTTCCTCGACGACCAGGACTACCCGTTCATCGCCCATCCGCATTTCAGGCACTGGCTGCCGCTGACCGATGCGCCGGGCAGCTGGATCGCGTACACCCCGGGAACCAAGCCGAAGCTGATCTTCGTGCAGCCGCGCGATTACTGGCATGTGGTGCCCGAGGCGCCGCACGGCTACTGGGTCGAACATTTCGACATCGTGATCGTGCGCAGCGCGGCGGAAGCCGTCGCGCAGCTGCCCGCCGGCAAGCGTGCGGTGATCGCTGCTGCCTGCCCCGCCGTCGATGGCGTCGAGGCAAACAATCCGCCGACCGTGCTCGATTACCTGCACTGGCATCGTTCGTACAAGACGCCCTACGAACTGGCACTGATGCGTGAAGCCAGCCGCATCGGCACGCGCGCCCACCGCGCCGCCGCGGCCGCGTTCCGCGCCGGCGAGAGCGAGTTCGGCATCCACCTGGCCTACCTGGCCGCCGCGAAACAGATCGACGCCGAACTGCCCTACGCCAGCATCGTGGCGCTGAACGAACACGGCGCGGTGCTGCACTACACGCACTTCGACCGCGCGCCGCCGGCGCACCACCGCTCGTTCCTGATCGACGCCGGCGCCAGCGCCGCCGGCTACGCCAGCGACATCACGCGCACCTACGCCACGCCGCAGGCCGCCGAGTTCCAGGCACTGATCGACAGCGTAGACGCCGCCCAGCAGGGTTTCGTGGCGAAAGTGCGCGCCGGGCAGAGCTACCCCGAGCTGCACATCCACGCCCACCACGTGCTGGCCGGCGTGCTGCGCGAGCACGGCTTCATCCGCATGAGCGCGGAAAGCGCGGTCGAGTCCGGCGTCAGCAGCGCGTTCTTCCCGCACGGCCTGGGCCATCCGATCGGCCTGCAGGTGCACGACGTCGCCGGCTTCCAGCAGAGCGAACGCGGCGGCAGCATTGCGCGTCCAGACGGCCATCCGTACCTGCGCATGACCCGCGTGCTGGAAGCAGACATGGTGGTGACGATCGAACCCGGCCTGTATTTCATCGACATGCTGCTGGCCGAACTGCGCGACAAACCGGTCGCCGCCGACATCGACTGGGCCAGGGTCGACCACTTCCGCCAATACGGCGGCATCCGCATCGAGGACGACGTGGTGTGCACCGACGGCGCGCCGGAAAACCTCACGCGGGACGCGTTCGGCATGCTGTAA
- the rph gene encoding ribonuclease PH, with the protein MNDIRRPSGRTSDQLRPVSIERHYTRHAEGSVLVSFGDTRVLCTASIEDRAPAWLRGKGEGWITAEYGMLPRATNTRTQREAARGGQGGRTMEIQRLIGRSLRACVNRQALGERVITLDCDVLQADGGTRTAAITGAYVALVDAVNLLMKRENLKRNPIVGAVAAVSVGIYKGVPVLDLDYAEDSDCDTDMNVVMNDGGGFIEVQGTAEGHAFRRGEMDTMLALAEKGIGDLVAAQRAALAR; encoded by the coding sequence ATGAATGACATCCGCCGCCCCAGTGGCCGCACCAGCGACCAGCTGCGTCCGGTCAGCATCGAACGCCACTACACCCGCCACGCCGAAGGCTCGGTGCTGGTGAGCTTCGGCGACACCCGCGTGCTGTGCACCGCCAGCATCGAGGATCGCGCGCCGGCCTGGCTGCGCGGCAAGGGCGAGGGCTGGATCACCGCCGAATACGGCATGCTGCCGCGCGCCACCAACACCCGCACCCAGCGCGAAGCCGCACGCGGCGGTCAGGGCGGCCGCACCATGGAGATCCAGCGGCTGATCGGCCGCAGCCTGCGCGCCTGCGTCAACCGCCAGGCGCTGGGCGAGCGCGTGATCACGCTGGACTGCGACGTGCTGCAGGCCGACGGCGGCACCCGCACCGCGGCGATCACCGGCGCCTACGTGGCCCTGGTCGACGCGGTGAACCTGCTGATGAAGCGCGAGAACCTCAAGCGCAACCCGATCGTCGGCGCGGTCGCCGCGGTCTCGGTGGGCATCTACAAGGGCGTACCGGTGCTCGACCTCGACTATGCCGAGGATTCGGATTGCGACACCGACATGAACGTGGTGATGAACGACGGCGGCGGCTTCATCGAGGTGCAGGGCACCGCCGAAGGCCACGCGTTCCGCCGTGGCGAGATGGACACGATGCTGGCGCTGGCCGAAAAAGGCATCGGCGACCTGGTCGCGGCGCAGCGCGCAGCGCTGGCCCGATAA
- the cydP gene encoding cytochrome oxidase putative small subunit CydP, whose product MSSSPVSSTSAGTFDKPPRPLRRLTLELFGIVALKIAALTLIWWVVFAPQPKPDVSPAAIAQRLAPTAHAPSEIQP is encoded by the coding sequence ATGTCCAGTTCTCCGGTTTCCAGCACTTCCGCCGGGACCTTCGATAAGCCGCCGCGGCCACTGCGGCGGCTGACGCTTGAGCTGTTCGGTATCGTCGCGCTGAAGATCGCGGCGCTCACGCTGATCTGGTGGGTGGTGTTCGCGCCGCAGCCGAAACCCGACGTCAGCCCGGCTGCGATCGCACAGCGGCTGGCCCCCACCGCCCACGCGCCATCGGAAATCCAGCCATGA
- a CDS encoding DUF1631 family protein, which produces MDVGHDRRHSSASHHGGRIGSARWPARAQRLLEASYGLCVEGLQEPLRRCLSEFEKQLFALAERAHQAAEQQDCFASRQRVLQGRTTFAQRFMEHLGSTLNEVDSTSASTRPTTAATGVKPWQTLALVDPGEQEVSMALEQLGARGEVRHGSVLYELGHRLAVLIGAPPLEGQALPLGPYAIAQACHAAGAELELPLKHQLLLLQHFDQWVIQALAPLYDIINAHLQGDGILPQLRSIPVPRHIGKRARPLAGSGSATAGEPAPAAGTTQGHGTAQGTGSGAPIEVLESLRDLLARQRASQSGVSGQAVGRAASEQELASALGALQLHLAQVTDQAGRELRSAARLREELLAQLNAGKPGDAPRTQLSDEQGDKVELVARLFEQLGQQMQQGGSAHHLLSDLQLPVLRMAVADRGFFEKREHPARRLLDTVTAAANDWLDGSDDESNRPLATKLEQLVSRASQEPPSAGLYTTLLADIEHHLALLTRKAQAAERRHVEAAQGRERLDQARHRAGELMTERFTQSPPRGLLRALLDRAWSDVLALTLLRHGEDSEAFRAQLAITDQLLGRLPVDDRLQLQAEVEAGLQQIGMHVEEAVQVAQRLLGAGRPGPAVELPSATDLALRLKQHQRLGEQQASHEAGAGPAPAAAPAVAAPDPREQRIEQHLRELPFGSWFEFVDPDTGQIVRRKLAWHSPMSGRCLLVSRRGQRGEEMSLAQLAHEIASGRVCEVPAQPESLLDRAWRSLTGNLRQAAEPRRSTPPGAAHR; this is translated from the coding sequence ATGGATGTCGGGCACGATCGACGTCACTCATCCGCGTCGCACCACGGCGGCCGCATCGGCAGCGCGCGCTGGCCGGCGCGTGCGCAACGCCTGCTGGAGGCCAGCTACGGCCTGTGCGTGGAAGGCCTGCAAGAACCCCTGCGCCGCTGCCTGAGCGAATTCGAGAAGCAGCTTTTTGCGCTGGCCGAGCGCGCGCACCAGGCCGCCGAGCAGCAGGACTGCTTCGCCAGCCGGCAACGTGTGCTGCAGGGTCGCACCACCTTCGCGCAGCGTTTCATGGAACATCTCGGCAGCACGCTCAACGAGGTCGACAGCACCAGCGCCAGCACCAGGCCGACCACGGCCGCCACCGGCGTCAAGCCTTGGCAAACACTGGCATTGGTCGACCCCGGCGAGCAGGAAGTGTCGATGGCCCTGGAACAGCTGGGCGCCCGCGGCGAGGTGCGCCACGGCAGCGTGCTGTACGAACTGGGCCACCGGCTGGCGGTGCTGATCGGCGCACCGCCACTGGAAGGCCAGGCGCTGCCGCTGGGGCCTTATGCGATAGCACAGGCATGCCATGCGGCCGGCGCCGAGCTGGAACTACCGCTGAAACATCAGCTGCTGCTGCTGCAGCATTTCGACCAGTGGGTGATCCAGGCGCTGGCGCCGTTGTACGACATCATCAACGCCCACCTGCAGGGCGACGGCATCCTGCCGCAGTTGCGCAGCATCCCGGTCCCGCGGCACATTGGCAAACGGGCACGCCCCCTCGCCGGCAGCGGTTCTGCCACGGCTGGCGAGCCGGCACCGGCAGCCGGCACGACGCAAGGCCATGGCACGGCGCAAGGCACCGGCTCCGGCGCGCCGATCGAGGTGCTGGAATCCCTGCGCGACCTGCTGGCGCGGCAACGTGCCAGCCAGAGCGGCGTCAGCGGCCAGGCGGTCGGCCGTGCCGCCAGCGAGCAGGAACTGGCCTCCGCACTGGGCGCGCTACAGCTGCACCTGGCCCAGGTCACCGACCAGGCCGGCCGCGAGCTGCGCAGCGCGGCACGGCTGCGTGAGGAACTGCTGGCCCAGCTCAACGCCGGCAAACCCGGCGACGCGCCGCGCACCCAGCTCAGCGACGAGCAGGGCGACAAGGTGGAACTGGTCGCACGGCTGTTCGAGCAGCTTGGCCAACAGATGCAACAAGGCGGCAGCGCCCACCACCTGCTCAGCGACCTGCAACTGCCGGTGCTGCGCATGGCGGTGGCCGACCGCGGCTTCTTCGAGAAGCGCGAACATCCAGCACGCCGGCTGCTCGACACGGTGACCGCGGCGGCGAACGACTGGCTCGACGGCAGCGACGACGAAAGCAACCGCCCGCTGGCAACCAAGCTCGAGCAACTGGTCAGCCGCGCCAGCCAGGAGCCGCCCAGCGCCGGCCTGTACACCACGCTGCTGGCCGACATCGAGCACCACCTGGCCCTGCTCACGCGCAAGGCACAGGCGGCCGAACGGCGCCATGTGGAAGCGGCGCAGGGACGCGAGCGGCTGGATCAGGCGCGCCATCGCGCCGGCGAGCTGATGACCGAACGCTTCACGCAATCGCCACCGCGCGGCCTGCTGCGCGCCCTGCTCGACCGTGCCTGGTCCGACGTGCTGGCGCTGACCTTGTTGCGGCACGGCGAGGACAGCGAAGCGTTCCGCGCGCAACTGGCGATCACCGACCAGCTGCTCGGCCGCCTGCCGGTGGACGACCGTCTGCAACTGCAGGCGGAGGTGGAAGCCGGCCTGCAGCAGATCGGCATGCACGTCGAGGAGGCGGTGCAGGTGGCGCAGCGGCTGCTCGGCGCGGGCCGGCCCGGCCCGGCCGTGGAACTGCCCAGCGCTACCGACCTTGCGCTGCGCCTGAAGCAGCACCAGCGGCTGGGCGAACAGCAGGCCAGCCATGAAGCAGGCGCCGGCCCCGCACCAGCTGCCGCACCGGCGGTCGCGGCGCCCGACCCGCGCGAGCAGCGCATTGAGCAGCACCTGCGCGAGCTGCCGTTCGGCAGCTGGTTCGAGTTCGTCGATCCGGACACCGGGCAAATCGTCCGGCGCAAGCTGGCCTGGCACTCGCCGATGTCCGGGCGCTGCCTGCTGGTCAGCCGGCGCGGCCAGCGCGGCGAGGAGATGAGCCTGGCGCAACTGGCCCACGAGATCGCCAGCGGCCGCGTGTGCGAGGTGCCGGCGCAGCCGGAGAGCCTGCTCGACCGCGCCTGGCGCAGCCTCACCGGTAACCTGCGTCAGGCGGCCGAGCCGCGCCGCTCCACCCCACCGGGAGCCGCCCACCGATGA
- a CDS encoding YicC/YloC family endoribonuclease has product MIRSMTAYASAETTGPAGTLGCELRTVNHRYLELSPRLPDDLRVFESQLRERVAAKLSRGKLDLTVRRTGDARGELLQINNALLTRLSELNLDMIARFPGMQVQFTELLRFPGVMQQAEVDPEAQQAALFDVLDRALDALTATREREGAKLGEILRDKLDAIERVVADVRGWMPEIRSALRTRLETRLADLKQPVEPGRLEQELVLQITRTDVDEELDRLSTHIGETRRVLGLKEPVGRRLDFLMQEFNREANTLGSKSVDARSTNAAVELKVLIEQMREQVQNIE; this is encoded by the coding sequence ATGATCCGCAGCATGACGGCTTACGCCAGTGCCGAAACCACCGGCCCCGCCGGCACCCTCGGCTGCGAGCTGCGCACGGTCAACCATCGTTACCTTGAGCTGAGCCCGCGCCTGCCGGACGACCTGCGGGTGTTCGAATCGCAGCTGCGCGAGCGGGTGGCGGCGAAGCTGTCGCGCGGCAAGCTGGACCTCACCGTGCGCCGCACCGGCGATGCGCGCGGCGAATTGCTGCAGATCAACAACGCGCTGCTGACGCGTCTGTCCGAGTTGAATCTGGACATGATCGCGCGGTTTCCGGGAATGCAGGTGCAGTTCACCGAGCTGTTGCGCTTTCCCGGCGTGATGCAGCAGGCCGAGGTCGATCCGGAGGCGCAGCAGGCCGCGCTGTTCGACGTGCTCGACCGCGCGCTGGACGCGCTCACCGCCACCCGCGAGCGCGAGGGCGCGAAGCTGGGCGAAATCCTGCGCGACAAGCTGGACGCGATCGAACGCGTGGTGGCCGACGTGCGCGGCTGGATGCCGGAGATCCGCAGCGCGCTGCGCACCCGGCTGGAAACGCGGCTGGCCGACCTGAAGCAGCCGGTCGAGCCAGGCCGGCTGGAGCAGGAACTGGTGCTGCAGATCACCCGCACCGACGTGGACGAGGAACTGGACCGGCTCAGCACGCACATCGGCGAGACGCGCCGCGTGCTGGGCCTGAAGGAACCGGTCGGCCGGCGCCTGGATTTCCTGATGCAGGAGTTCAACCGCGAGGCGAACACGCTGGGCTCCAAGTCGGTCGACGCGCGCAGCACCAACGCGGCAGTGGAGCTGAAGGTGTTGATCGAGCAGATGCGCGAACAGGTGCAGAACATCGAATGA
- the mlaE gene encoding lipid asymmetry maintenance ABC transporter permease subunit MlaE produces MNARAPQHNNVVSQSLAQIGACGLFLLTLLAAIPRSFRHARETVRQLWFVGAMSLTIIMVCGLFVGMVLMLQLYHVLSIFGGTSASGMVVALSVYRELGPVVTALLFAGRAGTAITAEIGLMRATDQISAMEMMAVDPIAYVATPRFLAGLIAMPLLCCVFCAMAIFGGHLVGVTWLGIDNGTFWSNMTAQVDIHTDIVNGVLLKSLAFGAVVSLIAVFQGFTTPPTSEGVAYATTRTVVASSIAILALDFVLTAFLM; encoded by the coding sequence ATGAACGCACGCGCGCCGCAGCACAACAACGTGGTGAGCCAGTCGCTGGCCCAGATCGGTGCCTGCGGGCTGTTCCTGCTGACCCTGCTGGCGGCGATCCCGCGCAGCTTCCGCCATGCGCGCGAGACGGTCCGCCAGCTGTGGTTCGTCGGCGCGATGAGCCTGACCATCATCATGGTCTGCGGCCTGTTCGTCGGCATGGTGCTGATGCTGCAGCTGTACCATGTGCTGTCGATCTTCGGCGGCACCTCGGCCAGCGGCATGGTGGTGGCGCTGTCGGTGTACCGCGAGCTGGGGCCGGTGGTCACTGCGCTGCTGTTCGCCGGCCGTGCCGGCACCGCGATCACCGCCGAGATCGGCCTGATGCGCGCCACCGACCAGATTTCCGCGATGGAGATGATGGCGGTCGACCCGATCGCCTACGTCGCCACGCCGCGTTTCCTGGCCGGGCTGATCGCCATGCCGCTGCTGTGCTGCGTGTTCTGCGCGATGGCGATCTTCGGCGGCCACCTGGTCGGCGTGACCTGGCTGGGCATCGACAACGGCACGTTCTGGTCGAACATGACCGCCCAGGTCGACATCCACACCGACATCGTCAACGGCGTGCTGTTGAAGAGCCTGGCGTTCGGCGCGGTGGTATCGCTGATCGCGGTGTTCCAGGGCTTCACCACGCCGCCCACCAGCGAGGGCGTGGCCTACGCCACCACGCGCACCGTGGTCGCCTCGTCGATCGCCATCCTGGCGCTGGACTTCGTCCTCACTGCTTTCTTGATGTGA